From the genome of Haloterrigena sp. KLK7, one region includes:
- the thpR gene encoding RNA 2',3'-cyclic phosphodiesterase, whose translation MRLFVSVDLPDDLAEPVADLQAEFEDASGLNFTDPEQAHITLKFLGEVTEDRLPTLERELEAAVADADVDPVPVRYGGLGVFPSLDYISVVWFGTETGGEELTRLHEAIEERTTAMGFEAESHDFTPHVTLARMEHAGGKDRVQELVRERDPTIGETTVDEVRLTESTLTDSGPVYSTVESFSLE comes from the coding sequence ATGCGACTGTTCGTCAGCGTCGACCTGCCCGACGACCTCGCGGAGCCGGTCGCCGACCTGCAAGCCGAGTTCGAGGACGCGAGCGGGCTGAACTTCACTGACCCCGAACAGGCCCACATCACGCTGAAGTTCCTCGGCGAGGTCACCGAGGATCGGCTACCGACCCTCGAGCGGGAGCTCGAGGCCGCGGTCGCGGACGCCGACGTCGATCCCGTTCCGGTCCGCTACGGCGGACTCGGCGTCTTCCCGAGCCTCGACTACATCAGCGTGGTCTGGTTCGGGACCGAGACCGGCGGCGAGGAACTCACGCGCCTCCACGAGGCCATCGAGGAGCGAACGACGGCGATGGGGTTCGAGGCGGAGTCCCACGACTTCACGCCCCACGTCACGCTCGCGCGAATGGAACACGCCGGCGGCAAGGACCGCGTCCAGGAACTCGTCCGCGAGCGCGACCCGACGATCGGCGAGACGACGGTCGACGAGGTTCGTCTGACCGAGAGCACCCTCACC